The following proteins come from a genomic window of Triticum aestivum cultivar Chinese Spring chromosome 6A, IWGSC CS RefSeq v2.1, whole genome shotgun sequence:
- the LOC123131866 gene encoding uncharacterized protein: MTSRHRPPPSPAAGPLENDDLLSEILLRLPPQPSSLPRASAVCTRWRSLASDPGFCRRFRIHHRRNLPLLGFFENSLGRSFIPALEAPNRVPPGRFSLQPGDSDPIPFRCIGCRHGLVLVFDLRRLYLVWDPVTGHQHRLACPPGFDPEGSTVNGAVLRAGPDVQHFQVVLVAAGDDDRKQRRVFACVYSSETGGWGNVTSTPIESEVPNVLPIAVDTVPAVLVGRSLYWLLKGSSSSHSPFNAEKQIIEFDLEKQKLAVIRMPGAADVFLGRVTVVQEDGGGLGFLIVKDLTAQAQLWKRKMDSDGVGSWELKRTIDLNKLLSLNLEKHIGIIRFAEDNNLLVLPTVFGLFTVQLQSLQYKKLSGYNKFCHLHPFESVYIAETGIGGGHGAPDLLQNT, translated from the exons ATGACcagccgccaccgcccgccgccgtcgccggcggcgggtCCACTGGAGAACGACGACCTgctctccgagatcctcctccgcctccccccgCAGCCGTCCTCCCTCCCCCGCGCCTCCGCCGTCTGCACGCGCTGGCGCAGCCTCGCCTCCGACCCCGGCTTCTGCCGCCGTTTCCGCATCCACCACCGCCGCAATCTTCCCCTCCTCGGTTTCTTTGAAAATTCTCTCGGCCGCTCCTTCATACCTGCTCTGGAGGCGCCCAATCGTGTCCCGCCCGGGCGCTTCTCCTTGCAGCCCGGCGACAGCGACCCGATCCCCTTCCGGTGCATCGGATGCCGCCATGGCCTCGTGCTAGTCTTCGACCTGAGGCGCCTTTACCTTGTGTGGGACCCCGTCACCGGCCACCAGCACCGCCTAGCCTGCCCCCCGGGGTTCGATCCGGAGGGCTCGACCGTCAACGGGGCGGTGCTTCGTGCTGGGCCAGACGTCCAGCACTTCCAGGTGGTCTTGGTAGCGGCAGGCGACGACGACAGAAAACAAAGGCGAGTGTTCGCCTGCGTTTACTCGTCGGAGACCGGCGGGTGGGGCAATGTCACCTCGACACCGATTGAGTCCGAGGTTCCCAACGTCCTTCCCATCGCAGTTGATACAGTGCCTGCTGTGCTGGTTGGGCGTTCCCTTTACTGGTTACTTAAAGGGAGTTCATCAAGCCACTCTCCATTTAATGCGGAGAAGCAAATCATTGAGTTTGATTTAGAGAAGCAGAAGCTTGCTGTGATACGGATGCCAGGGGCGGCGGATGTTTTTCTAGGCCGTGTAACAGTCGTGCAGGAAGACGGTGGTGGGCTGGGTTTCCTCATCGTGAAAGACCTCACTGCCCAAGCTCAATTATGGAAGAGGAAGATGGATTCTGATGGTGTTGGCTCATGGGAACTGAAAAGAACCATTGATCTGAATAAACTTCTTTCCCTGAATTTAGAGAAGCATATAGGGATAATACGATTTGCCGAGGACAATAATTTGCTGGTTCTGCCCACCGTTTTCGGCCTCTTCACAGTTCAGCTTCAGTCATTGCAGTACAAGAAACTTTCTGGATACAACAAATTTTGTCACCTTCATCCATTCGAAAGTGTCTACATTGCAG AAACAGGCATCGGTGGTGGACATGGTGCACCTGATCTTTTGCAAAACACATAA
- the LOC123131867 gene encoding F-box protein At5g03970, whose amino-acid sequence MSSPRRRHCRRSPAASPLEDDDLLSEILLRLPPQPSALPRASAVCKRWRGLVCDPRFRRRFRLRHRRNPPLLGFFNRFDRLSFQPTLDAPDRVPLGPFPFQRNDGGYFVSLGCRHGLLLVFLPGILEVLVWDPVTGDRHRVAIPPVVAERAAEIGVGGAVCRAPGDVQHFQVVLAVTDDHGAQPRRALACVYSSKTGVWGSLISTPLPYQAHGSQFSAIVCAEDAALAGDSLYWPLTGKLNGILEFDLEKKRLAVIRVPVHMWGERERNGFKLVRAEGGVLGFLFISHSDCCAAQLWKRITGCDGVASWVLARTIQLDKLLSLKPEEKGGIEMVGFAQDNSVLLLRTVIGLFMIHLESLKFKKLSNTTTVSRYFPFESVYTAVTGIGGRHDASDVMHNK is encoded by the exons ATGagcagcccccgccgccgccactgccgccgctcgccggcggcgTCCCCGCTGGAGGACGACGACCTGCTCTCCGAGATCCTGCTCCGCCTCCCCCCGCAGCCCTCCGCCCTCCCGCGCGCATCGGCCGTCTGCAAGCGCTGGCGCGGCCTCGTCTGCGACCCCCGATTCCGGCGCCGcttccgcctccgccaccgccgcaacCCTCCCCTCCTCGGCTTCTTCAACCGATTCGATCGCCTCTCCTTCCAGCCCACTCTGGACGCCCCCGACCGTGTCCCTCTCGGGCCCTTCCCCTTTCAGCGCAACGACGGCGGCTACTTCGTCTCCCTCGGATGCCGCCACGGCCTCCTACTCGTCTTCCTTCCGGGGATTCTCGAGGTCCTTGTGTGGGACCCCGTCACCGGCGACCGGCACCGGGTGGCCATCCCCCCGGTGGTCGCGGAACGTGCGGCGGAGATTGGGGTCGGCGGGGCGGTGTGTCGCGCTCCCGGAGACGTCCAACATTTCCAGGTGGTCTTGGCGGTGACAGACGACCACGGCGCACAACCTAGACGAGCGCTCGCCTGCGTTTACTCGTCGAAGACCGGCGTATGGGGAAGTCTCATCTCGACACCGCTCCCATACCAGGCTCATGGATCCCAGTTTTCCGCCATCGTTTGTGCCGAGGACGCCGCGCTGGCTGGAGATTCCCTCTACTGGCCGCTTACTGGGAAATTGAATGGAATTCTCGAGTTTGATCTGGAGAAGAAGAGGCTAGCCGTGATACGGGTGCCGGTGCATATGTGGGGCGAGCGGGAGCGGAATGGCTTCAAGCTTGTGCGGGCAGAGGGTGGTGTGCTAGGTTTCCTCTTCATATCGCACTCAGACTGCTGCGCCGCCCAGTTATGGAAGAGGATAACTGGTTGTGACGGTGTTGCTTCATGGGTGCTTGCAAGAACTATTCAGCTGGACAAGCTGCTTTCCCTGAAACCAGAGGAGAAAGGGGGCATAGAGATGGTCGGGTTTGCTCAAGACAATAGTGTGTTGTTGTTGCGGACAGTTATCGGCCTCTTCATGATCCATCTTGAGTCACTGAAGTTCAAGAAGCTTTCCAACACTACGACCGTGTCTCGCTATTTTCCATTCGAAAGTGTCTACACTGCAG TAACAGGCATTGGTGGTAGACATGATGCATCTGATGTTATGCACAATAAATAA